GGAAGTGATGAGTTTGATCGCTCAGCGAGTGATTCAACAGGCTTACAACCTTCCCGTGGAACGGGTCATGGCCGACATCGGCATTCAATACGCCTCTGTAGCGCGAGGAGATCTCGACCTGATGTTGATGGCCTGGTTGCCGTTAACGCACAAGGACTATTGGACTCGCGTGCGCGACCGGGTGCTTGATTTCGGCTCGATGTATTCCGGCCGTCTTGGTTGGGTGGTCCCTGATTATGTGGATGCCGCGGAGGTTCGCTCGATCACTGATTTGCGAAATCCTGAAGTGGCGGCGCGTTTCCAAAACACCGTTCAAGGCATTGATCCAGGTTCAGGCCTGAATCAGGCCTCTGAGCGAGCACTGCTTGATTACAACTTGACTGACATGCGTTTGGTTGCGTCCAGCAGCGCCGCCATGACGGCGGTTCTTGATAAGGCGATCCGTGAGCGTCGTTGGGTGATGGTCACGAGTTGGACTCCCCATTGGATGTTTGCTCGCTACAAGCTCCGCTTTTTGGAAGACCCTCAGCTCGTGTTTGGAGGTGTGGAGTGGATTCATGCTCTGGGCCGACAGGGCTTGGATCGCGACCATTCAGACCTGGCCGCCTTCCTATCGCGTTTTCAGATTCCTGATCGTGAACTGTCTGATTTGCTGCTCATGGCCAATGAGCGATCGGCACCCG
This portion of the Synechococcus sp. ROS8604 genome encodes:
- a CDS encoding glycine betaine ABC transporter substrate-binding protein; this translates as MTAPLWRRRAVLLSGLGLAAASLSSQVRLSWQRQADSTASTTSSTTSSTQQDLASQAGTGTSPSSVTGPLRLGWSPWADAEVMSLIAQRVIQQAYNLPVERVMADIGIQYASVARGDLDLMLMAWLPLTHKDYWTRVRDRVLDFGSMYSGRLGWVVPDYVDAAEVRSITDLRNPEVAARFQNTVQGIDPGSGLNQASERALLDYNLTDMRLVASSSAAMTAVLDKAIRERRWVMVTSWTPHWMFARYKLRFLEDPQLVFGGVEWIHALGRQGLDRDHSDLAAFLSRFQIPDRELSDLLLMANERSAPEAVEDYLDRHPARIRYWTTGMIG